A DNA window from Augochlora pura isolate Apur16 chromosome 9, APUR_v2.2.1, whole genome shotgun sequence contains the following coding sequences:
- the Mekk1 gene encoding mitogen-activated protein kinase kinase kinase 4 isoform X3: MNVLQLWRNFASNRVFIKFVQMDIKSAEKETACKVTIRRRNTLDNIIFNEMCDKADRDYEDEVNLDVTKDGSRKCKRSLKLLRGNERDLKLDMEAAFNYAEKSDHYQVSTPNHIKIETRNRFRCLRSKPVDIEEKKFPHEVHEQSMIPDNTTPVAQSPKTTSFKEREKFHDTFSILIKLGSTERNCRRQMSHEETRWQNEWKDLIWLELQAHHADRSSMAQDEYLCKQREAVEGLLKEIMEYRYNPLANVKDNFGLWSNVSNTSADRMMNCGLSPSVELSTCSGCLSMYCRACAKAQGEALQQIEGLLARLDAAEALYPSSQALGAQYPLYKSSEFTGRVKAMCLWYNMTKHHRLKLQILGKLLMMSHTKKKLDDPVDSGISSRSSDTVDSSEHRQTLVRFEVSNQQEESTSPSDSNNSNNSSAGISVGQSWPSTPESSFTCTDDEKADRFDFYLVEFDRQAYRKYIEDVLKTRGLGKSLNFLERLHTSILRKARLTLEKCDISESSNLNEEYEGDMQLRRYGVWSPVARELNLPSYRAAFVFLSRVPLDVVHEFLRMRLEQKPEQPSPLSVRQLMRELREGLRIACIHRDRFAAHSRAAIAGDDNSYEYLFQEDVRDFDESLKAVFEVYLDYLQQWVDMVQHDSFHKNLIMDEWIFVKAIAGKILDGYEIAGAKFCEIARTMIKQVKEFLNERPREIKESTEEWSDEDWTNKFQLMYVGREWQGMFVECREKIVKSVTLARCLQRDIEIWPVFNKKLEESLTALKETVMDLRHQITNVIENFERDLEQAEEPKAECDRFAMRSRIREILHQAYRMGFDYYKETCKLFTTGEKAVLARGLVIFALLWMEFVRTRCERGRGLRPRWANQGLEFLITVCEPHNTKHLTDEEFEELKTSMDSCISHVVGSANPITNIETEPLRRLSRSRASSPCHSRSRTASLSLSQKPRDILKSPDITLNSKKASSPTVVDGNVAVILNTSNRSISRQDRVVRAIQKVDSEIDERLRSRELIGQVTDRKAVDRVRIKARRVTFTWQRGIKIGQGRFGKVYTVVNNQTGELLAMKEVQLQPGDHRAIRRVAEELQIFEGIQQKHLVRYYGLEIHREEMLIFMEFCAEGTLESLIAGTGTGLPESLTRKYTHQLLSAVAVLHSHGIVHRDIKTANIFLTDEGNCLKLGDFGSAVQIKAHTTMPGELQGFVGTQAYMAPEVFMKSETGGHGRAADIWSVGCCVIEMSSGRRPWSDYDSNYQIMFKVGMGETPALPKNLSIEAVDLLQKCLQHDPKKRLTANALLVLPFAQAYEDVNADLTVPRHQI, encoded by the exons ATGAATGTTTTGCAACTGTGGCGTAATTTCGCATCCAACCGAGTGTTCATAAAATTCGTGCAAAT gGATATTAAATCGGCGGAGAAGGAAACGGCGTGTAAGGTAACGATTCGCAGAAGGAATACTTTAGACAACATCATCTTTAACGAGATGTGCGACAAAGCAGATCGAGATTACGAAGACGAGGTAAATCTCGATGTAACCAAAGACGGCAGTCGAAAATGCAAGAGAAGTTTAAAATTGCTGCGCGGCAACGAGAGGGACTTAAAGCTGGACATGGAGGCGGCTTTCAACTATGCAGAAAAGTCGGATCATTACCAAGTGTCCACACCTAATCACATAAAG ATCGAAACTAGAAATAGATTCCGGTGTCTGCGGTCAAAGCCCGTTGATATCGAGGAAAAGAAGTTCCCACATGAAGTTCACGAGCAAAGCATGATCCCAGATAATACGACGCCAGTCGCACAATCACCAAAGACGACGAGTTTTAAAGAACGCGAAAAATTTCATGATACGTTTTCTATTCTCATAAAGTTG gGGAGCACAGAACGCAATTGTCGTCGCCAGATGAGTCATGAAGAAACTAGGTGGCAAAATGAGTGGAAGGATTTAATATGGCTAGAATTACAAGCTCATCATGCAGATCGTAGTTCAATGGCTCAAGATGAGTACTTATGTAAGCAACGAGAAGCTGTGGAGGGATTACTTAAAGAAATAATGGAATATag atacAACCCTCTCGCTAATGTGAAAGATAATTTCGGGCTTTGGAGCAACGTCAGTAATACGTCTGCGGATCGTATGATGAATTGTGGCCTTAGTCCAAGCGTAGAATTAAGTACCTGTTCAGGATGTCTTTCAATGTATTGTAGAGCGTGTGCCAAAGCACAAGGAGAAGCTCTACAACAGATAGAAGGATTATTAGCTAGACTGGATGCAGCTGAAGCTCTTTATCCGTCTTCCCAAGCTTTGGGTGCACAATATCCCTTATATAAAAGTTCAGAATTTACTGGAAGAGTGAAAGCAATGTGTCTTTGGTATAATATGACTAAACACCACCGGCTTAAGTTACAAATACTGGGGAAATTACTAATGATGTCACATACGAAGAAAAAGCTCGACGATCCTGTAGATTCCGGGATTAG ttcAAGAAGTTCAGATACTGTGGACTCTTCCGAGCACCGACAAACTTTGGTCAGGTTTGAGGTATCAAATCAGCAAGAAGAAAGTACCAGTCCTTCCGACAGCAACAACAGTAACAATTCTTCAGCTGGGATATCAGTTGGACAATCTTGGCCATCCACTCCTGAATCATCTTTCACGTGTACTGACGATGAGAAGGCTGAcagattcgatttttatttagtcgaATTCGATCGACAAGCTTATag AAAATACATTGAAGATGTATTGAAAACCAGAGGCCTTGGGAAAAGTCTGAATTTTCTTGAAAGATTGCATACATCTATTTTGAGAAAGGCAAGACTGACGTTAGAAAAATGTGATATAAGTGAGTCGAGTAATTTAAACGAAGAATACGAAGGTGATATGCAATTGCGTAGATATGGAGTATGGAGTCCTGTGGCTAGAGAACTGAATCTTCCGTCGTATAG GGCCGCCttcgtctttctttctcgagTACCTTTGGACGTGGTTCATGAATTTCTGAGGATGAGATTGGAGCAAAAGCCAGAGCAACCTAGTCCACTATCTGTTCGGCAACTTATGCGTGAACTTAGGGAAGGTCTTAGAATTGCATGCATTCATCGCGATAGATTCGCTGCACATTCCAGAGCAGCAATTGCTGGCGATGATAATAGTTACGAGTATTTATTCCAAGAGGATGTGAGAGACTTCGATGAAAGTTTGAAGGCTGTGTTTGAAGTGTACCTTGATTATTTGCAGCAGTGGGTGGACATGGTACAGCATGAtagtttccataaaaatttaataatggaCGAATGGATTTTTGTGAAAGCCATTGCAGGGAAGATATTGGACGGCTATGAAATTGCTGGTGCCAAGTTTTG TGAAATTGCAAGAACGATGATTAAACAAGTTAAAGAATTTCTGAATGAGAGAcctcgagaaattaaagaaagtacAGAAGAGTGGAGCGACGAAGACTGGACGAACAA ATTCCAGTTAATGTATGTTGGACGAGAGTGGCAAGGGATGTTTGTCGAATGTCGGGAGAAGATTGTGAAGAGTGTTACATTGGCTAGATGCTTGCAACGCGACATCGAGATATGGCctgttttcaataaaaagttaGAAGAATCCCTAACAGCTTTAAAA GAAACTGTTATGGATCTTCGTCACCAGATAACAAATGTTATCGAAAATTTCGAACGCGATCTTGAGCAAGCAGAGGAACCAAAAGCTGAATGTGATCGATTCGCTATGCGATCAAGAATAAGAGAAATACTTCACCAGGCTTATCGAATGGGTTTTGACTATTATAAAGAAACttgcaaattatttacgaCAGGCGAGAAAGCTGTACTAGCGCGAGGATTAGTCATTTTTGCACTTTTGTGGATGGAGTTTGTTAGGACTAGATGCGAAAGAGGAAGAGGTTTAAGACCGAGATGGGCGAACCaaggattagaatttttaattacagtatGCGAACCCCATAATACTAAGCACTTAACTGACGAAGAATTTGAGGAATTGAAGACGTCTATGGATAGCTGTATATCTCATGTTGTTGGATCTGCTAATCCCATAACAAATATAGAAACAGAAC CTTTAAGAAGATTGTCGCGTTCAAGAGCTTCGTCACCTTGTCACTCTAGGAGTAGGACAGCGAGTTTAAGCCTTTCACAAAAACCTAGAGATATACTTAAGTCTCCAGACATAACGCTAAACTCGAAGAAGGCATCTTCACCAACTGTAGTTGACGGCAATGTAgcagttattttaaatacctCAAACCGTAGCATATCGAGACAGGACAGAGTCGTACGTGCTATACAAAAGGTAGACTCTGAAATTGACGAAAGACTAAGGAGTCGTGAACTTATCGGTCAAGTTACGGATAGAAAAGCTGTTGATAGAGTTCGTATCAAAGCTAGACGAGTTACCTTTACTTGGCAAAGAGGCATTAAAATAG GCCAAGGAAGATTTGGTAAAGTATACACCGTAGTTAATAACCAGACCGGTGAACTGTTAGCCATGAAGGAAGTACAATTGCAACCCGGAGATCACAGAGCAATTCGTCGAGTTGCTGAAGAACTGCAAATATTTGAAGGGATTCAGCAGAAACATTTAGTTAGATATTACGGCTTAGAAATTCATCGG gaagaaatgttaatttttatggaattctGCGCTGAAGGAACCTTGGAAAGCTTAATAGCGGGAACTGGTACTGGTTTGCCAGAGTCATTAACTAGAAAATATACTCACCAGCTTCTTTCAGCCGTAGCGGTTCTTCATTCTCATGGAATAGTACATCGCGATATTAAAA ctgcaaatatatttttaaccgATGAAGGCAATTGCTTGAAACTTGGCGATTTTGGTAGCGCCGTACAAATTAAGGCGCATACTACTATGCCTGGTGAATTGCAAGGTTTTGTTGGCACTCAGG CTTATATGGCACCGGAAGTATTTATGAAATCAGAGACGGGTGGTCATGGTAGAGCTGCCGACATTTGGTCAGTTGGTTGTTGCGTAATAGAAATGTCCAGTGGGAGGAGACCATGGTCAGATTATGACTCGAACTATCAAATAATGTTCAAG GTGGGAATGGGCGAGACCCCAGCATTACCAAAAAATCTGTCTATCGAAGCAGTtgatttattgcaaaaatgtttacaacACGATCCAAAGAAAAGATTAACCGCGAATGCCTTGCTCGTATTACCGTTTGCTCAAGCATACGAAGATGTAAATGCTGATTTAACGGTACCGCGtcatcaaatataa